The Aphanothece sacrum FPU1 genome window below encodes:
- a CDS encoding Uma2 family endonuclease, with amino-acid sequence MQLTLNQIIVSPGQQLLLKDVSWRQFETILDELGENRTARISYSYGVLEIMVPLPEHEKDKEIIGEIVKLLLDALNIDFEALGSTTFKNEQMNQAVEPDTCFYIKNQEAVIGKNRLDLSIDPPPDLAIEIDITSRTQLDNYRLLGVPELWRYCQDNLTINLLQDGEYIDALNSPNFPGIPIIELINETVKQSQIVGRSKAIKGLKRWVKDNIN; translated from the coding sequence ATGCAACTAACTTTGAATCAAATTATTGTTTCTCCTGGTCAACAGTTGCTCTTAAAAGATGTTAGCTGGAGGCAGTTTGAAACTATTTTAGATGAATTAGGAGAAAATCGTACTGCCAGAATATCCTATAGTTATGGAGTGTTAGAAATTATGGTTCCTTTACCAGAACATGAGAAAGATAAAGAAATTATTGGAGAAATAGTTAAACTCCTTTTAGACGCATTGAATATTGATTTTGAAGCGTTGGGTTCAACGACTTTCAAAAATGAGCAAATGAATCAAGCGGTGGAACCTGATACTTGTTTTTATATCAAAAATCAAGAGGCTGTTATTGGTAAAAATAGGTTAGATTTATCCATAGATCCTCCTCCAGATTTGGCGATAGAAATTGATATTACTTCTCGCACTCAATTAGATAATTATCGACTTTTAGGAGTTCCTGAACTTTGGCGATATTGTCAAGATAATTTGACTATTAATTTGTTACAAGATGGTGAATATATTGATGCTTTGAACAGTCCTAATTTTCCAGGTATTCCTATTATAGAATTAATTAATGAGACGGTTAAGCAAAGTCAAATTGTGGGGAGAAGTAAAGCAATAAAAGGGTTGAAACGTTGGGTTAAGGATAATATTAATTAG
- a CDS encoding Uma2 family endonuclease yields MTLTIKHLTLDEYLNYNDGTDTNYELVNGELVPMTLGMGQHGEIADFINSCFRHEIKRLGQPWVSKQMVIGIQSPRGSRWDTVRIPDVVVLSISQWRQLQNREAIIALNEPPPLLVVEIVSQSTQGVDYRAKRSEYSVLDIPEYWIIDPLKAKVTVLTLTEGFYDEIQFTSEDIVRSPTFPEFNHNVAQILNGDL; encoded by the coding sequence ATGACCCTCACGATTAAACACTTGACCCTTGATGAATATCTAAACTATAACGATGGAACTGATACTAACTATGAACTCGTCAATGGAGAACTGGTTCCAATGACCCTTGGTATGGGACAACATGGTGAAATTGCCGATTTTATTAACAGTTGTTTTCGTCATGAAATTAAACGTTTGGGTCAACCTTGGGTATCTAAACAAATGGTTATTGGTATTCAATCTCCTCGTGGTTCTCGATGGGATACGGTTCGCATTCCTGATGTTGTTGTCTTATCTATTTCACAGTGGCGACAACTGCAAAACCGCGAAGCTATTATTGCCTTAAACGAACCTCCTCCACTCCTTGTTGTGGAAATCGTCTCTCAATCGACTCAAGGTGTAGATTATCGAGCTAAACGGTCTGAATATAGCGTTTTAGACATTCCTGAGTATTGGATCATTGACCCTCTCAAAGCCAAAGTCACTGTTCTTACTCTTACTGAAGGTTTCTACGATGAGATTCAATTCACCTCAGAAGATATAGTACGATCTCCGACTTTTCCTGAATTCAACCACAATGTCGCCCAAATTTTAAACGGTGATCTTTGA